The Cellulosimicrobium cellulans genome contains the following window.
CCACGGCGCACCCCCAGGCAGTCGCGCAGCCGCAGGAGCCCGTCGCGGATGCGGGACTTCACGGTCGGGAGGGCGGCGTCGAGCCGCTCCGCGACCTCGCGGTAGGTGAGGCCGCCGTAGTACGCCTGCACGACCGCCTCCCGCTGCGTCGCCGTGAGCGAGTCCAGGCACCGCCGCACGGCCGCACCCTCGAGACGTCGTTCGACGTCCTCGACCACGACGTCCCGCGGCGCCGCGGCCGTCGAGGCGTCCACGTCGCGCTGGTCGCGGTCGCGGCGCGCCTGCTCGGCGCGCACGCGGTCCACGGCCCGCCGTCGCGCCAGGGTCGCGACCCAGGTGCGCGCCGAGCCGCGCGCCGCGTCGTACCGCTCCGCCGTCTGCCACACCTCGACCATCACCTCCTGCACGACCTCCGCCGCGTGGTCCGGGTCCCGGAGGACACCGAGGCAGGTGCCGTACGCGACCGGCGCGAGCGCGTCGTAGACGGGCGCGAACGTCTCGGGGTCGCCGCCCGCGCACGCCGACAGCGCGGCGTCGACCGCCGGGTTCGTCGACACGGGAGGGGGCACCCGGTCAGTCTGCAGCACCTGCGCCGTGCTCACGCGCTGCGGCCCACCGACCGTCGCTCTCCGCACCCGACCTCCCGCCGCCACCGTCCCGGACCGTCCGGGACGACCCTGGTTCGGTGCCGACGCCCCCGCGGATGGGTGCGCGGCTCCGTCCTGTCAGAGCGCGCGGCGCGTGCGCACCGCGCCGGCCAGCTCGCGCAGCAGGTCGGCCGTCGTGTCCCAGTCGATGCACGCGTCGGTGACCGACTGCCCGTACACGAGGCCGCTCGGCGCGGGCTTCTGCGCGCCCGCCACGAGGAAGCTCTCCATCATGAGGCCCGTGATCCCCTGCTCCCCCTCGGCGAGCCGAGCGGAGACCTCGCGCACGACCTCCGCCTGGCGCACGTGGCTCTTGCCCGAGTTGCCGTGCGAGGCGTCCACGACCAGCCCGTGCTCCGTGACCCCGCCCCGGCCGGAGGTGCGCGCGACCGCGAGCGCCGCCGCGACGTCGTCGGCCCCGTAGTTGGGGCCGGAGCGGCCGCCGCGCAGGATGACGTGGCAGTCCGGGTTGCCCGCCGTCTCGACCGCGGCGGCGCGCCCCAGCGAGTCCATGCCGAAGAACGTGTGCTCGCTCGCCGCCGTGATGCAGCCGTCGACCGCGATCTGCACGTCGCCGTCGGTCGCGTTCTTGAACCCGACGGGCATCGACAGGCCCGACGCGAGCTGGCGGTGCACCTGCGACTCCGCGTTGCGCGCGCCGATCGCGCCCCACGACACGGCGTCCGCGATGTACTGCGGGCTCGTCGGCTCGAGGAACTCGCACGCGGCTGGGACGCCGGCGTCGAGGACGCCGAGCAGCACCTGGCGCGCGAGGCGCAGGCCGTGGTGCACGTCGTGCGACCCGTCGAGGTGCGGGTCGTTGATGAGGCCCTTCCAGCCCACCGTGGTCCGCGGCTTCTCGAAGTACACGCGCATGACGACCATGAGGTCGTCGGCGAGCTCGTGCGCGACGGCGGCCAGACGACCCGCGTACTCGAGCGCGGCCTCGGGGTCGTGCACCGAGCACGGGCCGACGATGACGAGGAGCCGGTCGTCGTCGCCCGCGAGGACGTCGCGGACCTCGCGGCGCGACGTCGTCACGAGGTCGCTGCGCGTCGCGCCGAGCGGCAGGTCGGCGAGCATCGTGCGCGGGGCGGGGAGCGCGTCGAGCGCGCGGACCCGCAGGTCGCTCGTGCGGGCCTGGAGCTCGGGGCTGTCCACGGGGTCGACGGTACTCGTCGCGCGGTCGGACGACGCGGTGGACGACGCGGTCTCGGGCTGGGTGGTCGTGCTGGTCACGGGAGGCTCCTGGTCTGTGCGGCGGGGGTCTGGGACCGCCGTGAGTCGGAGTGCCCAGCGGTGCCCAGCGGCGCTTCACCGGCCTGCTGCCGCCCGTGGTCCCGGAACGGCCCGTCTCACGACGAAGGGCCCGGACGCGGTCCGCGTCCAAGGCCCTGTGCTGGCTCCGGGTGGTGATCTGTGGTCA
Protein-coding sequences here:
- the sigK gene encoding ECF RNA polymerase sigma factor SigK, whose protein sequence is MPPPVSTNPAVDAALSACAGGDPETFAPVYDALAPVAYGTCLGVLRDPDHAAEVVQEVMVEVWQTAERYDAARGSARTWVATLARRRAVDRVRAEQARRDRDQRDVDASTAAAPRDVVVEDVERRLEGAAVRRCLDSLTATQREAVVQAYYGGLTYREVAERLDAALPTVKSRIRDGLLRLRDCLGVRRG
- a CDS encoding 3-deoxy-7-phosphoheptulonate synthase, encoding MDSPELQARTSDLRVRALDALPAPRTMLADLPLGATRSDLVTTSRREVRDVLAGDDDRLLVIVGPCSVHDPEAALEYAGRLAAVAHELADDLMVVMRVYFEKPRTTVGWKGLINDPHLDGSHDVHHGLRLARQVLLGVLDAGVPAACEFLEPTSPQYIADAVSWGAIGARNAESQVHRQLASGLSMPVGFKNATDGDVQIAVDGCITAASEHTFFGMDSLGRAAAVETAGNPDCHVILRGGRSGPNYGADDVAAALAVARTSGRGGVTEHGLVVDASHGNSGKSHVRQAEVVREVSARLAEGEQGITGLMMESFLVAGAQKPAPSGLVYGQSVTDACIDWDTTADLLRELAGAVRTRRAL